In Niallia sp. FSL W8-0635, one genomic interval encodes:
- a CDS encoding pseudouridine-5'-phosphate glycosidase codes for MKKEWLEFSKEVEEAKKNNQPIVALESTIISHGMPYPQNVETAKEVEEIIRMNGAVPATIAIIDGKIKIGLSEDEIEFLAKSDNIEKASRRDLPYLIAGKKNGATTVAATMICAELAGIKVFVTGGIGGVHREAEQTMDISADLQELAKTSVAVVCAGAKSILDIGLTLEYLETYGVPVVGYGTTSLPAFYTRTSPFEVNFSVETAKEAADMIQTKWDLGLDGGVVIANPIPEKDALDEKYITDIIEKALQEAKDNHISGKKVTPFLLGRVKELTEGTSLVANIALVKNNAEVGSRIAVELNK; via the coding sequence ATGAAAAAAGAATGGCTAGAGTTCTCAAAAGAAGTAGAAGAAGCAAAGAAAAACAATCAACCGATTGTCGCATTAGAATCGACCATTATTTCCCATGGTATGCCTTATCCTCAAAATGTAGAAACAGCAAAAGAAGTAGAAGAAATTATTCGTATGAATGGAGCTGTGCCTGCAACAATAGCTATTATTGATGGAAAAATTAAGATTGGCTTATCAGAAGATGAAATTGAATTTTTAGCTAAAAGTGACAATATTGAGAAAGCAAGTAGACGTGATTTACCTTACCTAATTGCAGGCAAAAAAAATGGAGCAACAACTGTTGCTGCTACCATGATTTGTGCAGAACTTGCAGGGATTAAAGTATTTGTAACTGGTGGAATTGGCGGTGTTCATAGAGAAGCCGAACAAACAATGGATATTTCTGCTGACTTGCAAGAGCTTGCTAAAACAAGTGTAGCAGTCGTGTGTGCTGGAGCAAAATCGATTTTAGATATTGGTTTAACATTAGAGTATTTAGAAACATATGGTGTGCCAGTTGTTGGATATGGAACAACATCTCTTCCAGCCTTCTATACGAGAACGAGTCCATTCGAAGTGAATTTTTCTGTAGAAACAGCTAAAGAGGCAGCAGATATGATTCAAACAAAATGGGATTTAGGGCTAGATGGAGGGGTTGTGATTGCTAATCCAATTCCAGAAAAAGATGCCTTGGATGAAAAGTATATTACCGATATTATTGAAAAGGCGCTACAAGAGGCGAAGGACAATCATATTTCCGGTAAAAAGGTAACGCCATTTTTATTAGGCAGAGTAAAAGAGTTAACAGAAGGGACCAGCCTAGTAGCTAATATTGCATTAGTTAAAAATAATGCAGAAGTTGGTTCAAGAATAGCAGTCGAATTAAATAAATAA
- a CDS encoding helix-turn-helix domain-containing protein, whose protein sequence is MLVGVKLKNLRLKRGYSINELSDRSGVSKSYLSYIERGIQKNPSLQVLSKLASTLDTNVEELLDNNHTSIDGIDEDWVSLVEEAIEDGITKEDFAGILEYVKFKKRQED, encoded by the coding sequence ATGTTGGTTGGAGTAAAATTAAAGAATTTAAGATTAAAAAGAGGTTATTCTATCAATGAGCTTTCTGACAGATCTGGTGTCTCTAAATCCTATTTAAGTTACATTGAAAGGGGCATTCAAAAAAACCCCTCCCTTCAAGTATTATCGAAACTCGCGAGCACCCTTGATACCAATGTAGAAGAGCTACTAGACAATAACCATACTTCTATAGACGGGATAGATGAGGACTGGGTGAGTTTAGTAGAGGAAGCCATAGAAGATGGAATTACAAAAGAAGATTTTGCCGGTATACTTGAATATGTTAAGTTCAAAAAAAGACAAGAAGACTAA
- a CDS encoding anti-repressor SinI family protein, producing the protein MINSQLFIEELDSEWVQLINEAKNIGMNLQEIREFLRSEKDYLIQE; encoded by the coding sequence GTGATTAATAGTCAACTTTTTATCGAAGAATTGGATTCAGAATGGGTTCAATTAATTAATGAAGCCAAAAATATTGGAATGAATTTGCAAGAAATTAGAGAATTTCTAAGAAGTGAGAAGGATTACTTAATTCAGGAATAA
- a CDS encoding helix-turn-helix domain-containing protein, producing MIGDRVKQLRLEKRMSLSELAEQAGVAKSYLSSLERNLQSNPSIQFLEKIATVFNIPVDHLINNQQNKDDLDSEWLKIVKEAMDSGVSKKEFREFLEFNRWRLEQKK from the coding sequence ATGATTGGGGATCGTGTAAAGCAGCTACGTTTAGAGAAAAGAATGTCCTTATCGGAATTAGCAGAACAAGCAGGAGTAGCAAAATCTTATTTAAGTTCATTAGAAAGAAATTTACAATCCAATCCATCCATTCAATTTTTGGAAAAAATAGCAACTGTTTTCAATATACCAGTGGATCATTTAATAAATAATCAACAAAATAAAGATGATTTAGATTCTGAATGGTTAAAGATTGTTAAAGAGGCAATGGATTCTGGGGTATCAAAGAAAGAATTTCGGGAGTTTTTGGAATTTAATAGATGGAGACTGGAACAAAAAAAATAA
- the treR gene encoding trehalose operon repressor, with product MLNKYYMIFEELEAAIRNGTYPPDTILPSENELAEQYNTSRETIRKALNILSQKGYIQKLRGKGSLVLDLEKLQFPISGLVSFKELANKMGHSSVTIIESFSNKSPSSLLQKEMQLKKEDSIWEVFRVREINQERIILDKDYIVEKYVPGLTEEICRNSIFDYIEKELNLKISFAKKEFTVEEPTEEDYNLLDLEGFHSIVVVKNYIYFENATLFQFTESRHRPDKFRFVDFARRNEA from the coding sequence ATGTTAAATAAATATTATATGATATTTGAGGAGCTTGAAGCTGCAATAAGAAATGGGACGTACCCACCAGATACGATTTTACCATCTGAAAATGAATTAGCAGAGCAATATAACACATCTAGAGAAACAATCCGTAAGGCTTTAAATATTCTATCTCAAAAAGGGTATATCCAAAAGCTCAGAGGGAAGGGCTCCTTAGTGCTGGATTTAGAAAAACTACAATTTCCGATTTCAGGATTGGTTAGTTTTAAGGAATTAGCCAATAAAATGGGACATTCCTCAGTAACCATTATTGAGAGCTTTTCGAATAAATCGCCATCATCTCTTTTGCAAAAAGAGATGCAGCTTAAGAAGGAAGATTCAATATGGGAAGTATTTCGTGTAAGAGAAATTAATCAAGAGAGAATCATTTTAGATAAGGATTATATTGTTGAAAAATATGTGCCTGGATTAACAGAAGAAATATGTAGGAACTCTATTTTTGATTATATCGAGAAGGAATTAAATTTAAAAATTAGTTTTGCCAAAAAAGAATTTACAGTGGAAGAGCCAACAGAAGAAGATTATAATTTGCTTGATTTAGAAGGATTTCATTCCATTGTTGTCGTTAAAAACTATATTTATTTTGAAAATGCTACCTTATTTCAATTTACAGAATCCAGACATCGACCAGATAAGTTTCGATTTGTGGATTTTGCAAGAAGAAATGAAGCTTAA
- a CDS encoding type 1 glutamine amidotransferase domain-containing protein, with amino-acid sequence MSKKIATLITDMFEDSEYTEPAKAYKEAGHEVVTIELEAGKTVEGKQKEATVKIDKGIADVTPDEFDALFIPGGFSPDQLRADDQVVAFTKAFMDAKKPVFAICHGPQLLITAKALEGRNATGYKSIKVDMEYAGATFKDEEVVVCGEQLVTSRTPEDLPAFTRESLKLLNK; translated from the coding sequence ATGAGTAAGAAAATTGCTACTTTAATTACTGATATGTTTGAGGATTCTGAGTACACTGAACCAGCAAAAGCATATAAGGAAGCTGGACATGAGGTAGTAACGATTGAATTAGAAGCTGGGAAAACAGTAGAAGGAAAACAAAAAGAAGCAACAGTGAAAATTGATAAAGGAATAGCGGATGTTACTCCTGATGAATTTGATGCTTTATTTATTCCAGGTGGATTTTCGCCAGATCAGCTTCGTGCAGATGATCAAGTAGTTGCCTTTACTAAAGCCTTTATGGATGCGAAGAAACCTGTTTTTGCAATTTGTCACGGGCCTCAGTTGCTCATAACTGCGAAAGCACTTGAAGGTAGAAATGCAACTGGCTATAAATCAATTAAAGTGGATATGGAATATGCAGGTGCCACTTTCAAGGATGAAGAAGTAGTTGTATGTGGAGAGCAATTAGTGACAAGCAGAACTCCCGAGGATTTACCAGCTTTTACGAGAGAATCTTTAAAGCTTTTAAATAAATAA
- the map gene encoding type I methionyl aminopeptidase encodes MIVLKSKREVEQMKQAGEILVGCHKMIAKMIRPGITTLEIDQKVEAYLAEKGATPEQKGYRDYPYATCASINDEICHGFPRKEPLKKGDIVTIDMVVNYNGALADSAWTYAVGEVSAELQKLMDVTKKALYVGIEQAKVGNRIGDIGFAIQQYVEEQGFSVVRDFIGHGIGKAIHEKPEVPHFGLAGKGPRIKEGMVFTIEPMVNVGDFKMKMDNNGWTARTVDGKHSAQYEHTIAITKEGPVILTDQDA; translated from the coding sequence ATGATTGTTTTAAAATCAAAAAGAGAAGTGGAACAAATGAAGCAGGCGGGTGAGATTCTAGTTGGCTGTCATAAAATGATTGCTAAAATGATAAGACCTGGAATTACCACTTTGGAAATTGATCAGAAGGTGGAAGCATATTTAGCGGAAAAGGGAGCGACTCCTGAGCAAAAAGGGTATCGTGATTATCCATATGCAACATGTGCAAGTATTAATGATGAAATCTGTCATGGTTTTCCACGAAAAGAGCCTTTGAAAAAAGGAGATATCGTAACAATTGATATGGTTGTAAATTATAATGGAGCATTGGCTGACTCTGCATGGACCTATGCGGTTGGAGAAGTATCAGCAGAGCTACAGAAATTAATGGATGTGACCAAAAAGGCGTTATATGTGGGAATTGAACAAGCTAAAGTCGGTAATCGAATTGGGGATATTGGATTCGCTATTCAGCAATATGTAGAAGAACAAGGCTTTTCTGTTGTTCGAGACTTTATCGGTCATGGTATTGGAAAAGCGATTCATGAAAAACCAGAAGTCCCTCATTTTGGTTTAGCAGGAAAAGGACCACGTATAAAAGAAGGAATGGTATTTACAATCGAACCAATGGTCAATGTTGGCGATTTCAAAATGAAAATGGATAACAATGGCTGGACAGCAAGAACGGTAGATGGCAAACACTCTGCACAGTATGAACATACAATTGCCATTACAAAAGAAGGACCTGTGATACTTACAGATCAAGATGCTTGA
- a CDS encoding DUF1128 domain-containing protein: MNLENKTTENVNFMIEKIKEKLKVLNIGAIKSTHFDEDLYDDIKDIYELVMKRDSFSPNEMQAIAEELGSLRKQ, from the coding sequence ATGAATTTAGAAAATAAAACAACCGAAAACGTGAATTTCATGATTGAAAAAATAAAAGAGAAGTTAAAAGTATTAAACATTGGTGCCATCAAATCCACTCATTTCGACGAAGATCTTTATGATGATATTAAAGACATTTATGAGCTTGTTATGAAGAGAGATTCTTTTAGTCCAAATGAAATGCAGGCAATTGCTGAAGAATTAGGAAGCTTACGCAAACAATAA
- a CDS encoding low molecular weight protein-tyrosine-phosphatase: MKVKVLFICLGNICRSPMAEAIFRDLVEKEGLQEKIICDSAGTGGWHIGNPPHQGTRDILKVNNIKDAGIYARQLAEKDLEEYDYLIAMDNSNIANIRKLNEMLDHTKVRLLMDYTDHAVGKEVPDPYYTGNFEEVFALVKDGCAGLLQDIKNNYTL, translated from the coding sequence ATGAAAGTTAAAGTTTTATTTATTTGCTTAGGAAATATTTGCCGTTCACCAATGGCTGAGGCGATATTCCGTGATTTGGTGGAAAAAGAAGGATTGCAAGAAAAGATTATTTGCGATTCAGCTGGAACAGGTGGTTGGCATATTGGGAATCCACCGCATCAGGGAACAAGAGATATTCTAAAGGTAAATAATATTAAGGATGCGGGTATTTATGCTCGTCAATTAGCGGAAAAGGATTTAGAGGAGTATGACTATCTGATTGCAATGGATAACAGTAATATTGCAAATATTAGAAAGTTAAATGAAATGCTAGATCACACGAAGGTTCGCCTTTTAATGGATTACACGGACCATGCTGTGGGAAAAGAAGTACCGGATCCATATTATACAGGTAATTTTGAAGAGGTTTTTGCATTAGTGAAGGATGGCTGTGCAGGTTTGTTACAGGATATAAAAAACAATTATACCTTGTAA
- a CDS encoding YtxH domain-containing protein yields the protein MKMSISKGLFIGSLIGTAISLLDKQTRKNAVTNLQHVKDTVTDFEQMTTSLNLTADKWKKSAMKISEDAAFIKRQLEELKGITPVVATIIHDTKEAFFNGNNRNQEKKLVSSIQYLPETEAKAR from the coding sequence ATGAAAATGAGTATTTCAAAAGGACTTTTTATCGGTAGCCTTATTGGAACGGCAATCAGTTTGTTGGATAAGCAAACAAGAAAAAATGCTGTTACCAATTTACAACATGTGAAAGATACAGTAACAGATTTCGAGCAAATGACAACTAGTCTAAATTTGACTGCTGATAAATGGAAAAAATCAGCTATGAAAATTTCGGAGGATGCTGCTTTTATTAAGAGGCAATTAGAAGAATTAAAGGGAATAACACCGGTGGTAGCAACCATCATTCACGATACAAAGGAAGCCTTTTTCAATGGAAACAATAGAAATCAGGAAAAAAAGCTTGTTTCTAGCATACAATATTTACCTGAGACAGAAGCAAAGGCAAGATAA
- a CDS encoding YihY/virulence factor BrkB family protein: MGEVIPFIKVLLKKIQQDSVFDLAAQLSYYFLLSIFPLLIFFMTLLPYLPITKEDVLGVVDGFAPGDIMDTIETNIDQVLSRNVSLLSFGIIATIWSASNGLNAIIKALNKAYDVEETRSFIVARGMSILLTLGMIAVVVVALLLPVFGEQIGMFLFSQFDLTEEFLSMWNTLRFLASPIILFIVFLALYWVAPNKKLTCISAVPGAFFAAIGWVLASLAFSYYVGNFSNYSATYGSIGTIIVLMIWFYITGIIIILGGEINAYFTERKKEPC, encoded by the coding sequence ATGGGAGAGGTCATTCCATTTATAAAGGTTCTCCTCAAGAAAATTCAACAAGATAGTGTATTTGATCTTGCAGCACAGTTATCCTATTATTTTTTATTATCTATTTTTCCGTTACTTATTTTTTTTATGACACTCCTTCCTTATCTTCCGATTACAAAGGAAGACGTATTAGGAGTGGTCGATGGTTTTGCACCTGGAGATATCATGGATACGATTGAAACAAATATCGATCAAGTGTTAAGTAGAAATGTTAGTCTTCTATCATTCGGTATTATCGCAACAATATGGTCTGCTTCTAATGGATTAAACGCAATCATAAAGGCCCTAAATAAAGCCTATGATGTCGAAGAAACTAGATCATTTATTGTTGCAAGAGGAATGTCTATTTTATTAACACTTGGCATGATTGCAGTAGTGGTAGTAGCCTTGCTATTACCGGTCTTTGGGGAACAAATAGGCATGTTTTTATTTTCTCAATTTGATTTAACAGAAGAATTCTTATCTATGTGGAACACATTAAGGTTTCTTGCTTCTCCCATTATTTTATTTATTGTGTTTCTTGCCCTTTATTGGGTTGCCCCCAATAAGAAGCTTACCTGTATTTCTGCTGTTCCAGGAGCATTTTTTGCAGCGATTGGCTGGGTTCTTGCCTCTTTAGCGTTTTCCTATTATGTAGGGAACTTCAGTAATTATTCGGCGACATATGGAAGCATCGGAACGATTATTGTTCTAATGATTTGGTTCTATATTACAGGAATCATTATTATATTAGGTGGCGAAATTAATGCCTATTTCACCGAGAGAAAGAAAGAGCCTTGTTAA
- a CDS encoding GNAT family N-acetyltransferase produces MIFETERLYTREMTISDLNALAKILQDPQVMYAYEHPFSEEETLNWLNRQLERYQEFGHGLWGLVLKKNGEMIGQCGLTYQKFAGESVLEIGYLLRKDSWHQGYAIEAASAAKKYAFENLNTNEVYSIIRDTNITSMNVAIRNGMKIRGREIQHNYGVDMPHYGFSIRRNEYYS; encoded by the coding sequence ATGATTTTTGAAACAGAAAGACTTTACACACGTGAAATGACCATTTCTGATTTAAATGCCTTAGCTAAAATTCTTCAAGATCCTCAAGTTATGTATGCTTATGAACATCCATTTAGTGAGGAAGAGACACTCAATTGGTTAAATCGTCAATTAGAAAGATATCAGGAATTCGGTCATGGTTTATGGGGATTAGTATTAAAAAAAAATGGTGAAATGATTGGTCAATGTGGTTTAACCTATCAAAAGTTTGCTGGAGAATCTGTATTAGAAATAGGCTATTTACTCCGAAAAGATTCATGGCATCAAGGCTATGCGATTGAAGCAGCAAGCGCAGCAAAAAAATATGCATTTGAAAATTTAAATACGAATGAAGTCTATTCCATCATTCGTGATACGAACATTACTTCTATGAATGTTGCCATTCGTAATGGGATGAAAATAAGAGGACGAGAAATCCAGCACAATTATGGGGTGGATATGCCCCATTATGGATTTTCTATTCGTCGGAACGAGTATTACTCATAA
- a CDS encoding heavy metal translocating P-type ATPase yields MSTETELKSFVQSNVEVRPSLFAKLSPHLELIAAGISGIFIMIGWILNHLDYSSLAIASYLFAFVIGGYAKAKEGIEETIANRELNVEMLMVFAAIGSCLIGYWAEGAILIFIFAVSGALETYTMNKSNKEISALMKLQPEEAVKILPDGREEIVPVSTLEVSDTILIKPGERVPVDGKITKGTTAIDEAAITGESIPLTKEINDEVFAGTVNISGSITVTLTKHADESLFQKIVTLIQSAQSEKSPSQAFIEKFEGAYVKIVLSIVVLLMFLPHFLLDWSWNETFYRAMIFLVVASPCALVASIMPATLSAISNGARAGILFKGGVHLENLAHVRAIAFDKTGTLTKGMPAVTNVIVAEGFTEKEIIQLTASIESHSNHPLAKAIVRYAEQKYKETLKQPESIQDNSGWGVTAKMNDAEWRIGKAAFVGEKEAKTFQHGIFNQLSEEGKTAVFVQKNGEIIAMIALKDIVRKESKEAIQSLKKSGIYTVMITGDSEKTAKAISKESHVDKYIAECLPEKKVTAIKELKEKYGIVAMVGDGINDAPALATANVGIAMGEGTDVALETADVVLMKNDLPRIAEAIQLSKRMNRIIKQNIIFSISVIMLLIVSNFLQVVALPFGVIGHEGSTILVILNSLRLLRN; encoded by the coding sequence ATGTCCACAGAAACAGAATTGAAATCCTTTGTACAATCAAATGTAGAAGTGAGACCATCTTTATTTGCCAAGCTCTCTCCTCATCTCGAGCTTATTGCCGCTGGAATAAGTGGAATTTTTATTATGATAGGATGGATTTTAAATCATTTGGATTATTCGTCTCTGGCTATCGCTTCCTACTTATTCGCTTTTGTTATTGGTGGATATGCCAAAGCGAAGGAAGGCATCGAAGAAACCATTGCAAACAGAGAATTAAATGTGGAAATGCTAATGGTTTTTGCAGCAATTGGCTCCTGCCTCATCGGATATTGGGCTGAAGGAGCGATCCTAATCTTTATCTTTGCAGTAAGTGGTGCATTAGAAACATATACGATGAATAAGAGTAACAAGGAAATATCAGCGCTCATGAAATTACAGCCTGAAGAAGCAGTAAAAATACTTCCTGATGGACGGGAAGAAATTGTCCCCGTTTCGACGCTTGAAGTCTCGGACACTATTTTAATTAAACCAGGTGAAAGAGTCCCTGTAGACGGAAAAATTACAAAAGGAACAACTGCCATTGATGAAGCAGCAATTACAGGTGAATCCATACCACTAACGAAGGAAATAAATGATGAGGTATTTGCAGGAACTGTAAATATAAGTGGCTCCATCACCGTGACACTGACAAAGCATGCAGACGAATCACTATTTCAAAAGATTGTTACATTAATTCAATCCGCACAAAGTGAGAAATCCCCTTCTCAAGCGTTTATTGAAAAATTTGAAGGAGCATATGTCAAAATAGTATTGTCTATCGTAGTCCTATTAATGTTCCTTCCCCATTTTCTTTTAGATTGGTCTTGGAATGAAACATTTTATCGAGCGATGATTTTCTTAGTTGTAGCATCTCCTTGTGCATTAGTAGCAAGCATTATGCCAGCGACCTTATCTGCCATATCAAATGGAGCAAGAGCTGGAATCCTTTTTAAAGGAGGCGTACATCTAGAAAATCTTGCTCATGTGAGGGCAATCGCGTTTGATAAAACAGGAACATTAACAAAAGGAATGCCAGCTGTAACGAATGTGATTGTCGCTGAAGGCTTTACTGAAAAAGAAATTATCCAATTAACTGCTAGTATCGAAAGCCATTCGAACCATCCTTTAGCAAAAGCGATTGTTCGCTATGCTGAGCAGAAATACAAAGAAACATTAAAACAGCCAGAAAGTATTCAGGATAATTCTGGTTGGGGCGTTACAGCAAAAATGAATGATGCAGAATGGCGAATCGGCAAAGCCGCTTTTGTCGGTGAAAAAGAAGCGAAAACCTTCCAACATGGTATATTTAATCAATTATCCGAAGAAGGAAAAACAGCTGTATTTGTGCAAAAAAACGGTGAAATAATCGCAATGATTGCTTTAAAGGATATTGTCCGTAAAGAGTCAAAAGAAGCCATTCAAAGCTTAAAGAAAAGTGGCATTTACACTGTTATGATTACAGGAGATAGCGAAAAAACGGCAAAAGCCATTTCTAAAGAAAGTCATGTCGATAAATATATCGCTGAATGCTTACCAGAAAAGAAGGTAACTGCCATTAAAGAACTGAAGGAAAAATACGGAATCGTCGCAATGGTGGGCGATGGAATTAATGATGCTCCTGCTCTCGCTACTGCAAATGTAGGAATCGCGATGGGCGAAGGGACAGATGTTGCCTTAGAAACAGCAGATGTTGTTTTAATGAAAAATGATTTACCACGCATTGCAGAAGCAATTCAACTATCCAAGCGAATGAATCGAATTATTAAACAGAATATTATCTTCTCCATTTCTGTTATTATGCTTCTTATCGTTTCCAACTTCTTACAAGTTGTTGCCCTTCCTTTTGGAGTTATCGGACATGAAGGAAGTACAATCTTAGTTATCTTAAATAGCTTGCGATTGTTAAGAAACTAA
- a CDS encoding MFS transporter codes for MNSKKFAVLISIVSISGFSQGMLLPLIAVIFENDGLSSSLNGLNAVGLYIGILLISPFMESPLRKYGYKPVIVFGGLVVIISLALFPLWKTFWFWFLLRLFIGIGDHSLHFATQTWITTASPKEKRGRNISLYGVFFGIGFAVGPLLTPLVKINESLPFILSSIMCFIAWIFILWIKNDFPKQTVETNSFIDTMKRFSSAMKYAWVAFLPPLAYGFLESSLNSSFPVYGLRIELTVVQISFLLTAFSIGAIVFQLPLGMISDKFGRRRTLVTILIIGTVCFSFASVLEAYLIGLIICLFLAGMAVGSTFSLGISYMTDLVPANLLPTGNLLCGMAFSVGSLIGPYLGGLFIQYFQHISYFVVIATILLIVCLVLFIFGKKERKNHHLAEAK; via the coding sequence ATGAACAGTAAAAAATTTGCAGTATTAATAAGCATTGTCAGTATTTCTGGATTTAGTCAAGGAATGCTGCTTCCTTTAATAGCAGTCATTTTTGAAAATGATGGACTTTCTTCTAGTTTAAATGGATTAAATGCAGTGGGTCTCTATATAGGGATACTTCTTATATCCCCTTTTATGGAATCTCCTTTGCGTAAATATGGCTATAAACCTGTCATTGTTTTTGGCGGGCTTGTCGTTATTATTTCCCTAGCACTTTTTCCGCTATGGAAGACCTTCTGGTTTTGGTTCCTTCTTCGTTTATTTATCGGGATTGGTGATCACTCCCTCCATTTCGCAACGCAAACATGGATAACTACCGCATCACCAAAAGAAAAACGAGGACGTAATATTTCTCTATATGGCGTTTTCTTTGGTATCGGGTTCGCAGTGGGGCCATTATTAACACCTTTAGTAAAAATAAATGAATCACTTCCTTTTATTCTTTCATCCATTATGTGCTTTATCGCATGGATTTTTATTCTATGGATTAAAAATGATTTTCCAAAACAAACGGTTGAAACCAATTCTTTTATAGATACAATGAAACGTTTCTCTAGTGCCATGAAGTATGCATGGGTTGCCTTTCTTCCACCGCTTGCCTATGGTTTCTTGGAATCAAGCTTAAACTCTAGTTTTCCAGTATACGGATTGAGAATTGAATTAACCGTTGTCCAAATTTCCTTTTTGCTTACTGCCTTTTCCATAGGTGCAATAGTCTTTCAGCTTCCTCTAGGAATGATTAGTGATAAATTCGGAAGAAGACGGACGCTTGTAACGATTTTAATTATTGGCACTGTCTGCTTTTCTTTCGCCAGCGTTCTTGAGGCCTATTTAATCGGATTAATTATCTGTCTTTTCCTTGCTGGTATGGCAGTTGGCTCTACCTTCTCGTTAGGAATTAGCTATATGACGGATTTGGTTCCAGCCAATCTTCTGCCTACTGGAAATCTTCTATGCGGTATGGCCTTTAGTGTCGGTAGCTTAATTGGACCTTATTTAGGAGGACTATTTATTCAATATTTCCAGCATATTAGCTACTTTGTAGTGATTGCTACTATCTTATTAATAGTTTGCTTGGTCCTTTTTATCTTTGGAAAAAAAGAAAGAAAAAATCACCACTTGGCTGAAGCAAAATGA
- the cax gene encoding calcium/proton exchanger, producing MVNKIFTIAAFIGVPVSIIGTLLHWSSIVMFVIYCLTIIALSSFMGRATESLAIVAGPRIGGLLNATFGNAVELIIAIFALREGLTEVVLASLTGSVLGNLLLVAGLSFFIGGLKYKRQQFNVFDARHNSGLLIFAVIVAFVIPEVFAMNMNEGKTLSLSIGIAIILILLYLAALFFKLVTHRGVYQVEKNGEAGHGHDETPEWSVKKSITILAIATLAVAYVSENLVHTFEVVAESFGWSELFIGIIIVAIVGNAAEHASAVVMAYKNKMDIAVEIAIGSTLQIAMFVAPLLVLLSLFFPSGMSLVFTLPELISMATAVLLMVSISNDGETNWFEGATLLAAYAIMGIGFYLL from the coding sequence ATGGTTAATAAAATATTTACAATTGCAGCTTTTATTGGGGTTCCAGTATCGATTATTGGTACATTACTTCATTGGTCAAGTATTGTTATGTTTGTTATTTACTGTCTTACCATTATAGCTTTATCTAGTTTTATGGGAAGAGCGACAGAAAGCTTAGCGATTGTTGCAGGTCCTCGGATTGGTGGATTATTAAATGCTACTTTTGGTAATGCAGTTGAATTAATCATTGCTATATTTGCATTACGCGAGGGTTTAACAGAAGTGGTATTGGCATCCTTAACTGGATCCGTGCTAGGGAATTTATTGCTTGTAGCAGGCTTGTCCTTTTTCATAGGAGGATTAAAGTATAAGAGACAGCAATTTAATGTTTTTGATGCTCGTCATAATTCTGGTCTATTAATTTTTGCAGTAATTGTTGCATTTGTTATTCCAGAAGTATTTGCTATGAATATGAATGAAGGAAAAACACTTTCGCTGAGTATCGGAATAGCTATTATTTTAATTTTATTATATTTAGCGGCACTATTCTTCAAGCTGGTAACGCATCGTGGCGTTTATCAAGTCGAAAAGAATGGCGAAGCTGGGCATGGACATGACGAAACTCCAGAATGGTCCGTGAAAAAAAGCATCACAATTTTAGCAATTGCAACACTTGCTGTTGCTTATGTATCCGAAAACTTAGTACATACTTTTGAGGTAGTAGCAGAGTCCTTTGGATGGTCAGAGTTATTTATCGGGATTATTATTGTTGCTATCGTTGGAAATGCTGCAGAACATGCTTCAGCTGTTGTAATGGCTTATAAGAATAAGATGGATATTGCTGTTGAAATCGCGATTGGGTCGACACTGCAAATCGCAATGTTTGTTGCACCATTATTAGTGCTATTATCCTTGTTCTTCCCGAGCGGAATGTCATTAGTATTTACATTGCCAGAACTTATTAGTATGGCAACGGCGGTGTTGTTAATGGTAAGTATTTCGAATGATGGAGAGACGAACTGGTTTGAGGGAGCAACATTACTAGCTGCTTATGCAATTATGGGAATCGGCTTTTATTTACTTTAA